CTATGCAACCTTAATCGGGTTTTTTGCCGGAATTGGTCATGGTTTTGTATCCCACAATACCGATTTACCCTTGTCCCTAACCGATCAGTTTCTCCAGCCTTTTCAGATTAGCCAAGTTCCAGAAGAGTAAAGCTTTTATAAAGGGTATCGATTTATACGGAATAAACTGAGAAGATACTAAGATTGAATGTTTCAATCTTGGGCTATATAGAAATGTATTCGCATACTCAGTCTTCTAATTCTGATCGCGTCCTTGGTGCATCCCTAGCCGCTTTCTCGATACTGGCAGTTGGCTTTTCAGCCTTCGTTGTAGGTTATTCTTTGACCCGCTCCTCTCTTCAAGGAAATACTGCGAACGCAAACACAGTCGTTCACGAGGGTGTTGTTCCTCATCAAGGCACTCTCTGGCAAGATGTCGGTCAGTAAGACGGATGATATAGCTTAAATAATTTTGATGAGAACTTCATGCTGCACTGTTAATTAGCCAGCATGAAGTTCTTGTGGTGGCGATAGTCGTAGCTTTTTTTGTCTAAAGGCTTGTTACTTATACGGGAGTGGTGTGGCATCTAAGGACAGGTTGCTAGAAAACCACCTGAGCCCCAATCATCAGCACAGCCGCCCAAGAAACCAAGTATGTGGGAGTCCGTAAATAAGGAACCCCGAAGATGTATACGCTGGCGTGCATGACGCGTGCCCAGAAAAAGGTTGCAGCCCAAGCTGTAATCACACCAGGATTGGCTTCAGTTAAGTGGGCTGCGATCACAACTGCGGCAAATGCGGGCAGGGTTTCCACCATATTCAGATGGGTTCGTTTGGCTCGCTGTGCCCAGACTGGAATGTCAGGAGATTCTGCAGGGAATTTGCGGGTGGGATAGTTATTGATAAAAGCCGGTATTCCCCAGACAAAGGTGCGATTGAGAATATAGGGTGTCCACAGTAATACACAGAGCATGCCGCTGGCAGCCAGATAGAAAAGGGCAGTATTCATAGTGTTCTCCTTAGGGTTGATTGAAAGTTCGCAGATGAATGGGAGACAGAATATTTACTCTGTTCCTCGCAAGGGATAGTTGTTGGGAATGATGTAGGCTAGGCCGCTCAATAGCGAATCAAAATCGATGCGGGAAAACGGATGGGTGCCAATATTGGCGAAGTACAATCGACCATCCGGCTGAATGAGAAACACGGCGGGTTCACTAAACAAAGCCGGCTCTTGTTCAAAATGGCCTTGACTCAGATATAAACCCCAGTCCCGCATCTGGTCTGGTGTTAAGCCATAACCGAGAGATAACTGCTGGAGGTTGGCCTGGGTCTTGAGTTGCTGTGTTTTGTCTATGCCATCACCACTCAGGGCAATCACTTGAACGCCAAGTTGGGTAAAGGATGCCAGCTTTTGATCAAGTTCAGTGAGATATTGCTGACAAATGGGGCAATGGAGCCCGCGATAGAAAACCACCATCGTGTAGTGCTCAGGGGTTTGATCTGCCAAGCGCCATGGTCCGTTATCTAAGGTCCGAACAACTAGGGGTGGGGCGGCATGGCCCATGAGGAGTTTGGGTGAGGTGGTTTGAGCAAAAGTAATCATAGGTTTAGTCCGGGATAGAGAGTGCGATCGCAGTT
The Acaryochloris marina S15 genome window above contains:
- a CDS encoding MAPEG family protein, with the translated sequence MNTALFYLAASGMLCVLLWTPYILNRTFVWGIPAFINNYPTRKFPAESPDIPVWAQRAKRTHLNMVETLPAFAAVVIAAHLTEANPGVITAWAATFFWARVMHASVYIFGVPYLRTPTYLVSWAAVLMIGAQVVF
- a CDS encoding peroxiredoxin-like family protein, which translates into the protein MITFAQTTSPKLLMGHAAPPLVVRTLDNGPWRLADQTPEHYTMVVFYRGLHCPICQQYLTELDQKLASFTQLGVQVIALSGDGIDKTQQLKTQANLQQLSLGYGLTPDQMRDWGLYLSQGHFEQEPALFSEPAVFLIQPDGRLYFANIGTHPFSRIDFDSLLSGLAYIIPNNYPLRGTE